In the Thermodesulfobacteriota bacterium genome, one interval contains:
- a CDS encoding AAA family ATPase translates to MKKGRDIPIKIRRITIRNYKGIDELEMDFPTPRMPDDPDILVMGSRNGLGKTSIIECCSLLLLALTLREERFKLRDRYSIVDVPDLLIKAGSHFAEIGGDIVIGDESIAVQIRIDRHGVVKISGESLREKVLENELFDPESETDDFIKAICGFTPNPVVENTFLLFHSYRKVQEGNPELGMMVDRGRSPRRPPFPRYEFPMSAFKLRILRSLMGKANLFEFVEDQEPDETIEKLNELVRFYAGGTISKLRPSSDNTVDFRVKPINGDESFTFDGLSSGQKEIISTLFLIWYHTKNNPSVVFIDEPELHLNAQWHRSFVKNLVSLAPQNQYVMATHSEDVMDSVGEDRRVLLLNNQEGDK, encoded by the coding sequence ATGAAAAAAGGCCGCGATATACCTATTAAGATCAGGCGGATAACAATACGCAATTACAAGGGAATCGACGAGCTTGAGATGGATTTCCCGACGCCCAGAATGCCCGACGATCCGGATATTCTTGTCATGGGCAGCAGAAACGGCTTGGGCAAGACGTCGATTATTGAATGCTGCTCATTGTTGTTGCTCGCGCTCACTTTGAGGGAAGAGCGATTCAAGCTGCGGGACCGGTACTCGATTGTCGACGTTCCTGACTTGCTCATTAAGGCTGGGTCTCATTTTGCCGAGATTGGCGGCGACATCGTTATTGGTGATGAATCAATAGCCGTTCAAATCAGGATAGATCGCCACGGAGTCGTGAAAATATCCGGCGAATCGCTCCGCGAAAAGGTGCTCGAGAACGAGCTGTTCGACCCCGAAAGCGAAACAGACGATTTCATCAAGGCGATTTGTGGGTTCACGCCAAATCCCGTTGTAGAAAATACATTTCTGTTGTTCCACAGCTATCGGAAGGTTCAAGAAGGAAATCCGGAGCTTGGGATGATGGTTGATCGAGGACGATCACCGAGACGCCCGCCGTTCCCGCGCTATGAATTTCCGATGAGCGCCTTCAAGTTAAGGATACTGCGTTCCCTGATGGGCAAGGCCAACCTGTTCGAGTTTGTGGAGGACCAGGAGCCAGACGAGACCATCGAAAAACTCAACGAGCTTGTGCGGTTTTATGCGGGTGGCACGATCAGCAAGCTACGGCCTTCGTCGGACAATACCGTTGATTTCCGAGTTAAGCCTATAAATGGAGATGAGTCTTTTACTTTTGATGGCTTGAGTTCCGGCCAGAAGGAGATTATCTCCACGCTTTTCCTTATTTGGTATCACACCAAAAACAACCCCTCTGTGGTGTTCATCGACGAACCAGAGCTTCATCTTAATGCACAATGGCATCGCAGCTTCGTTAAAAATCTCGTGAGCCTGGCACCGCAAAACCAGTACGTCATGGCGACTCATTCCGAAGATGTTATGGATTCGGTCGGTGAGGATCGCCGCGTTCTCCTTCTGAACAACCAGGAGGGGGATAAATGA
- a CDS encoding ATP-binding protein, translating to MFLREVILKNFRGYKNEHRIPIDQLTAFIGKNDAGKSSIFDALAVFFDHPLGKIDASDICVHAGANGELRIGCVFSDFPDSITIDASSVTTLADEYLLNVGGALEIHKVYEFSDGTLKKPKVFAIANHPTANGFDGLLSKKNAELKKAGEAANIDAGVDKRSNAALRRAIWGSADDLKLGHSEIQLDKEDAKAIWEQLSKYLPEYALFRADRPSTDEDSEVQDPLKVAIKQAIEEVQAELDAVKEKVKARTLDVANRTITKLADFDSTLSSQLNPNFKSDPKWDGLFKLSLTGDDEIPINKRGSGVRRLVLFSFFRAEAERLREEHKKGNIIYAVEEPETAQHPDNQRKVIEALQAIAEADGCQVMLTTHVPALASLLPINSIRYVCSHDLNGRDVCIADDDVIKTVVADLGIIPDKRAKVLVCVEGPHDLQFLRRISSLLRAEDDSVIDMFVDPRVALVVLGGSTLKEWVNQHYLKNVGLPEVHIYDRDELKNGKYKYQDDKDAVNARGDGSIGFLTAKREMENYLHIDAISEALQPVVGFNFTFALSDDCDVETEIKTLLNGQGKIQRRSIKHWLNEDAASRMNIDRLKERNGYDEIKGWFTEIANRVV from the coding sequence ATGTTTCTCAGGGAAGTCATTCTAAAAAATTTTCGAGGATACAAAAACGAACACCGAATCCCCATCGACCAGCTAACAGCGTTTATCGGGAAAAATGATGCTGGGAAGTCCTCCATCTTTGATGCTTTGGCCGTCTTTTTTGATCATCCATTGGGAAAAATCGACGCTTCAGATATCTGTGTTCACGCCGGGGCCAACGGCGAATTAAGAATCGGCTGCGTTTTTTCGGATTTTCCTGATTCGATCACAATTGACGCATCTTCGGTCACAACGCTTGCAGACGAATATCTGCTGAATGTCGGTGGTGCGCTTGAGATCCATAAAGTCTACGAATTTTCGGACGGAACGCTAAAGAAGCCAAAAGTATTTGCAATTGCCAACCATCCAACGGCAAATGGCTTCGATGGCTTGTTATCAAAAAAGAACGCTGAATTGAAAAAAGCGGGCGAAGCCGCGAATATCGATGCCGGAGTCGATAAACGTTCTAATGCAGCCCTTAGAAGGGCCATTTGGGGAAGTGCAGACGATTTGAAATTGGGCCATTCCGAAATCCAACTGGATAAGGAAGATGCCAAAGCCATCTGGGAACAGCTCTCCAAATACCTGCCCGAATACGCCCTTTTCCGAGCAGACCGCCCGTCAACAGACGAAGACTCAGAAGTCCAGGACCCACTAAAGGTCGCCATAAAACAGGCAATCGAAGAAGTACAAGCTGAACTGGACGCGGTGAAGGAAAAGGTTAAAGCACGCACGCTTGATGTGGCCAATCGTACCATCACGAAGCTTGCTGATTTTGATAGTACGCTTTCATCGCAGCTCAACCCGAATTTCAAATCTGATCCAAAATGGGACGGCCTTTTCAAACTCTCTCTAACTGGAGACGATGAAATACCAATCAATAAGAGGGGCAGCGGTGTCCGGAGATTGGTTCTATTCAGCTTTTTCCGCGCTGAAGCTGAACGGCTTCGAGAAGAGCATAAAAAAGGGAATATTATTTACGCAGTGGAAGAGCCGGAGACTGCGCAGCATCCAGACAACCAGCGAAAAGTAATCGAAGCATTGCAGGCTATCGCCGAGGCGGATGGCTGCCAAGTTATGCTTACCACGCACGTCCCGGCATTGGCGTCACTACTTCCAATCAATTCAATTCGATATGTATGTTCTCACGACCTAAATGGCAGAGATGTCTGTATCGCAGACGATGATGTAATCAAGACCGTTGTCGCTGACCTGGGAATCATACCTGACAAGCGCGCAAAGGTTTTGGTGTGTGTAGAAGGTCCGCATGACCTTCAATTTTTAAGACGGATCAGTAGCTTGCTCCGGGCGGAGGACGACTCCGTCATTGATATGTTTGTCGACCCAAGAGTCGCTCTGGTCGTCTTGGGTGGAAGCACTTTGAAGGAATGGGTAAATCAGCATTACTTGAAAAATGTAGGACTTCCAGAGGTCCACATTTACGACCGTGATGAGCTGAAAAATGGGAAGTACAAATATCAGGACGATAAAGATGCGGTAAACGCAAGAGGTGACGGATCTATTGGGTTCCTGACCGCAAAGCGGGAGATGGAGAATTACCTCCACATTGATGCAATTAGTGAAGCGTTGCAGCCTGTTGTTGGCTTCAACTTCACTTTTGCGCTTTCAGACGACTGCGATGTTGAAACCGAGATAAAAACACTGCTGAACGGTCAAGGAAAGATTCAGAGGCGTTCGATTAAACATTGGCTTAACGAAGACGCGGCAAGTCGAATGAACATAGATCGCTTGAAAGAGCGAAACGGCTATGACGAGATCAAAGGTTGGTTTACCGAGATCGCAAATAGGGTCGTTTGA